In Artemia franciscana chromosome 8, ASM3288406v1, whole genome shotgun sequence, a genomic segment contains:
- the LOC136030713 gene encoding uncharacterized protein LOC136030713, which produces MNGPSLRPSGKPENPTVQPVLPPQNGAAMPPRTLHPPPGLYPIAQMQEMYNAASQYQYAPPVAHIHNAAHLAAMAPPPAHLLGTHTGMAPIQAMHAMTVPQTHFTQNVSAPAAETIKPPSTKTAQSLVASSPPKDETTNNVSSAASKPVESVNEPDIKSQNSNEEVSSFEKPSDLVPVKSDENGVREDKDKVETSVSEVSSTESETKEENKPTEESVEAETDEKPSENVVATKSIPESTDVTSTPDTTKELEAPQQEKEDVKEEKEVKESPKEEPKEAPVPEIGTVVRPPSPKKTPTKTKAEKKSEVIKPLVIQKKIEKPAKEPKPEVEKASPPKRKRDESAKRATPPKPDSGSGDDRKSKRARTQTQPFQAALEDLTYLRMVKKLSQPPKATEEKVTIFLKNEFLAVRNPEGSFYVCRTLQDVLRNSHNIKICWMTNDKQPSKDIYVKDYNDKTDFECILTNLTMEKVDKDSFRLPEEEAKRTENILKRALDREKGVVDASITEDNPDGIDVSEEYAK; this is translated from the exons ATGAATGGTCCATCTCTTAGACCCTCTGGTAAACCAGAAAACCCTACAGTTCAGCCAGTTTTACCCCCTCAAAATGGGGCTGCTATGCCTCCAAGGACTCTGCATCCTCCCCCTGGTTTATATCCTATAGCTCAGATGCAAGAAATGTATAATGCTGCATCTCAATATCAATATGCTCCACCAGTAGCTCACATACATAATGCTGCACACTTGGCTGCAATGGCCCCTCCTCCAGCACATCTTCTTGGCACTCACACTGGTATGGCACCTATCCAAGCAATGCATGCTATGACTGTCCCTCAGACCCATTTTACACAAAATGTGAGTGCACCTGCAGCAGAGACTATTAAACCACCTAGTACAAAAACTGCTCAAAGTCTGGTAGCATCATCACCACCTAAAGATGAGACAACTAATAATGTATCTAGTGCTGCTTCTAAGCCAGTAGAAAGTGTTAATGAACCTGatataaaaagtcaaaattctAATGAAGAAGtttcttcatttgaaaaaccaaGTGACCTTGTGCCTGTTAAGAGTGATGAAAATGGTGTCAGGGAAGACAAAGACAAAGTAGAAACAAGTGTTAGTGAAGTGTCTAGCACAGAATCTGAAACAAAAGAGGAAAACAAGCCAACt GAGGAGTCAGTAGAAGCAGAGACAGATGAAAAACCAAGTGAAAATGTTGTTGCAACCAAAAGTATTCCTGAATCAACTGATGTTACCTCAACACCTGACACTACCAAGGAATTGGAGGCCCCACAACAGGAAAAGGAAGATGTCAAAGAGGAGAAAGAAGTAAAGGAATCACCCAAAGAAGAACCAAAAGAAG CTCCTGTTCCAGAAATTGGCACTGTTGTTAGGCCACCAAGTCCAAAGAAAACACCAACAAAAACGAAGGCTGAAAAGAAATCGGAAGTAATTAAGCCACTAGTAATCCAAAAGAAGATTGAAAAACCAGCCAAAGAGCCAAAGCCAGAAGTGGAAAAGGCAAGTCCTCCCAAAAGGAAACGTGATGAATCAGCA AAACGAGCGACTCCTCCAAAGCCTGATTCCGGAAGTGGGGATGACAGAAAATCCAAGAGAGCTCGAACTCAGACTCAGCCATTCCAAGCAGCATTGGAGGATCTAACTTATTTGAGAATGGTCAAAAAGCTGTCTCAACCTCCAAAAGCTACTGAGGAGAAAGTAACTATATTTTTAAA AAACGAATTTCTCGCTGTTCGTAACCCTGAGGGCAGTTTCTATGTTTGTCGAACACTTCAGGATGTCCTAAGGAACAGccataacataaaaatatgTTGGATGACGAATGATAAACAGCCGAGTAAGGATATTTATGTGAAAGACTACAATGACAAAACAG attttgaatGCATATTGACCAACTTGACAATGGAGAAAGTGGATAAAGACAGTTTCCGATTACCAGAAGAAGAGGccaaaagaacagaaaacatATTGAAGAGAGCACTGGACAGAGAAAAGGGAGTTGTTGACGCATCTATTACAGAAGACAACCCAGATGGAA